A window of Fluoribacter dumoffii NY 23 contains these coding sequences:
- the rplV gene encoding 50S ribosomal protein L22, whose translation MEVTAKLKGAPLSAQKGRLVADMIRNMNVSGALDVLKFTPKKGAQLMLKLLESAIANAENNNGADIDDLKVGMVCVDEAMTLKRISPRAKGRANRICKRTCHITIKVSDEE comes from the coding sequence ATGGAAGTTACAGCAAAGTTGAAAGGTGCTCCCTTATCCGCTCAAAAGGGCAGATTGGTAGCAGATATGATACGAAATATGAATGTATCTGGTGCACTTGATGTCCTCAAGTTTACACCAAAAAAAGGTGCTCAATTAATGCTTAAATTATTAGAATCAGCTATTGCTAATGCTGAAAATAATAATGGAGCAGATATTGATGATTTAAAAGTAGGTATGGTCTGTGTTGATGAAGCTATGACTTTAAAACGCATTAGTCCCAGAGCTAAAGGGCGTGCAAATAGAATTTGTAAACGTACCTGCCATATCACGATTAAAGTGTCTGACGAGGAATAG
- the rpsS gene encoding 30S ribosomal protein S19 — MARSIRKGPFVDHHLIAKVEAAIESKSKKPIKTWSRRSTIVPEMIDLTIAVHNGKDHIPVYITDNMVGHKLGEFAMTRTFKGHSGDRKAKGK; from the coding sequence GTGGCTCGTTCTATTAGAAAAGGTCCTTTTGTTGACCATCATTTGATTGCTAAAGTGGAAGCTGCAATTGAATCAAAATCTAAAAAACCAATTAAAACCTGGTCAAGACGATCAACAATCGTTCCTGAAATGATTGACTTAACAATTGCTGTTCATAACGGCAAAGATCATATCCCTGTTTACATTACAGATAATATGGTCGGTCATAAATTAGGTGAGTTTGCCATGACTCGAACTTTTAAAGGTCATTCTGGTGACAGAAAGGCTAAAGGCAAATAA
- the rplB gene encoding 50S ribosomal protein L2, which produces MALLKSKPTSPGKRGELRVVHHHIHKGKPHAALVEKLKKTGGRNNQGRITVRHIGGGQRNQYRLIDFKRNKDGIEARVERIEYDPNRTALIALIVYKDGERRYIIAPNNLNVGDTVVSGADSPISIGNCLPLKNIPVGTTIHCVEMKPGKGAQVLRSAGASGQIVAKEGIYATLRLRSGEMRKIHVLCRAVIGEVSNSEHSLRALGKAGAKRWRGIRPTVRGVAMNPVDHPHGGGEGRTSGGRHPVSPWGVPTKGYKTRSNKRTDDFIVRRRKKK; this is translated from the coding sequence ATGGCACTATTAAAATCTAAACCTACATCGCCAGGAAAACGGGGCGAATTACGCGTGGTGCACCACCATATTCATAAAGGAAAACCACATGCTGCTTTAGTTGAAAAACTGAAGAAGACCGGTGGACGAAATAACCAAGGTAGGATCACTGTAAGACATATCGGTGGTGGTCAACGTAATCAATATCGACTCATCGATTTTAAACGTAATAAAGACGGAATCGAGGCTCGTGTTGAACGTATCGAATACGATCCAAACCGTACTGCACTTATTGCACTGATTGTTTATAAAGATGGTGAAAGAAGATATATTATTGCACCAAATAACTTAAATGTTGGTGATACTGTGGTTAGTGGTGCTGACTCACCTATCAGTATAGGTAACTGTCTTCCACTAAAAAATATCCCTGTTGGAACCACAATTCATTGCGTTGAAATGAAACCAGGGAAAGGCGCTCAAGTCTTGAGAAGTGCTGGAGCAAGCGGCCAGATTGTTGCAAAAGAAGGTATTTATGCAACATTAAGACTGCGTTCTGGCGAAATGCGTAAAATTCATGTTCTTTGCAGAGCAGTAATTGGTGAAGTAAGCAATAGTGAGCATAGTTTACGTGCATTAGGTAAAGCAGGAGCAAAACGTTGGAGAGGTATTCGACCAACAGTACGCGGGGTAGCAATGAACCCAGTTGACCATCCACATGGTGGTGGTGAAGGTCGTACTTCTGGTGGACGTCATCCAGTGTCGCCATGGGGCGTACCTACTAAAGGTTACAAAACTAGAAGTAATAAGCGTACTGATGATTTTATTGTCAGAAGACGTAAAAAGAAATAA
- the rplW gene encoding 50S ribosomal protein L23: MNAERLLMVLREPHTSEKSTVIADKLKQFTFKVLKTATKTEIKMAVESIFNVKVKNVSVVNVKGKTKRFKQMSGKRSDWKKAFVTLHADQDIDFTATE, translated from the coding sequence ATGAACGCTGAAAGATTGTTGATGGTTCTCCGTGAACCACATACTTCTGAAAAATCTACTGTCATAGCAGATAAGCTGAAACAGTTCACATTCAAAGTATTGAAAACTGCAACTAAAACTGAAATTAAAATGGCGGTTGAAAGTATATTTAACGTTAAAGTTAAAAATGTATCTGTTGTCAATGTGAAGGGAAAAACAAAACGTTTTAAACAAATGAGTGGAAAGCGTAGTGATTGGAAAAAAGCATTTGTAACTCTTCATGCTGATCAAGATATTGACTTTACAGCTACCGAATAA
- the rplD gene encoding 50S ribosomal protein L4, translated as MEITTIDTNAKLTLNQEVFAYGYNEGLIHQAVVTYMNNARSGNSAQKTRSEVSGGGKKPWNQKGTGRARAGTIRSPLWRSGGVTFASKKRDYSQKINKKMYKRALRSIISELCRTGNLVVVSDFQCESKKTKDFVNKMNQLNIKNALIVMSEVGENEYFGSRNLIDYDICDVTTIDPVSLLKFEKVVVTEAAIKKIEEQLQ; from the coding sequence ATGGAAATTACTACTATAGATACAAATGCAAAATTAACACTGAATCAAGAAGTATTTGCATATGGTTATAATGAAGGCTTAATTCATCAAGCTGTAGTAACTTATATGAATAATGCGCGCAGCGGTAACAGTGCACAAAAAACACGTTCTGAAGTAAGTGGCGGTGGAAAAAAGCCTTGGAACCAAAAAGGTACCGGTCGTGCTCGTGCTGGAACCATACGAAGTCCACTATGGAGAAGCGGTGGTGTTACATTTGCTTCTAAAAAAAGAGATTATTCACAAAAGATTAATAAAAAAATGTACAAACGTGCATTACGTAGTATAATCTCCGAACTTTGCCGCACTGGTAACCTCGTAGTTGTTAGTGATTTCCAATGCGAAAGCAAAAAAACCAAAGACTTCGTTAATAAAATGAACCAATTGAACATTAAAAATGCTCTAATTGTAATGAGCGAAGTTGGTGAAAATGAATACTTTGGTTCAAGAAACTTAATTGATTATGACATCTGCGACGTTACAACTATAGATCCTGTTTCTTTACTCAAATTTGAGAAGGTTGTTGTTACAGAAGCTGCAATTAAAAAAATTGAGGAACAGTTACAATGA
- the rplC gene encoding 50S ribosomal protein L3 has translation MMIGLLGRKIGMTRVFMADGVSVPVSVVEVHPNRVSQVKTKETDGYSAVQLTGGVKKASKVNKALTGHFAKAEIEAGDMLVEFLVDSEDAFKAGQVISVADVFTAGQFVDVAGTTKGKGFAGTVKRYNFRTQDATHGNSRSHRVPGSIGQNQTPGRVFKGKKMAGHMGNVRCTVQSLELVRVDAERNLLLIKGAIPGAPGSRVEIKPAVKKQVRGE, from the coding sequence ATGATGATCGGTTTATTAGGCCGTAAAATCGGTATGACGCGGGTCTTCATGGCAGACGGAGTTTCAGTTCCTGTTTCTGTTGTTGAAGTTCACCCTAATAGAGTTTCGCAAGTGAAAACTAAAGAAACTGATGGCTACTCTGCTGTTCAATTAACAGGCGGTGTTAAAAAAGCGAGCAAAGTTAATAAGGCTTTAACTGGCCACTTTGCTAAAGCTGAGATTGAAGCAGGCGATATGCTGGTTGAGTTTTTAGTGGACTCTGAAGATGCATTCAAAGCAGGACAAGTTATATCAGTAGCTGATGTATTTACTGCTGGTCAATTTGTTGATGTTGCTGGAACTACTAAAGGTAAAGGTTTTGCTGGTACAGTAAAACGATACAATTTTAGAACACAAGATGCGACTCATGGTAACTCCAGATCGCACCGTGTACCTGGTTCAATTGGACAAAACCAAACTCCAGGACGCGTGTTCAAAGGTAAGAAAATGGCTGGTCACATGGGTAATGTACGTTGTACTGTTCAAAGCCTTGAACTGGTGCGTGTAGATGCAGAAAGAAATTTACTTCTTATCAAAGGTGCTATACCTGGTGCTCCCGGCTCACGTGTTGAAATTAAGCCTGCAGTTAAAAAGCAAGTACGAGGTGAGTGA
- the rpsJ gene encoding 30S ribosomal protein S10 — protein MSSNQNIKIRLKSFDHRLIDLSTREIVETAKRTGAQVRGPIPLPVRKEKFTVLTSPHVNKDARDQYELRTHKRLVVIVHPTEKTVDALMKLDLAAGVDVQISLDD, from the coding sequence ATGAGTAGCAATCAAAACATTAAAATAAGATTAAAATCCTTTGATCATCGGTTGATTGACTTATCAACTCGTGAAATTGTAGAGACAGCAAAACGTACTGGCGCACAAGTTCGTGGGCCAATACCCTTGCCCGTCCGTAAGGAAAAATTTACTGTATTGACTTCACCGCATGTTAATAAAGATGCTCGAGATCAATATGAATTACGTACTCACAAACGCCTGGTCGTTATTGTACATCCAACTGAAAAAACAGTTGATGCACTGATGAAGCTGGATCTGGCTGCTGGGGTTGACGTTCAGATAAGCCTTGATGACTAA
- the fusA gene encoding elongation factor G, giving the protein MSTPLKLYRNIGIAAHVDAGKTTTTERVLYYTGMSHKIGEVHDGAATMDWMVQEQERGITITSAATTCYWSGMDKQFEPHRINIIDTPGHVDFMIEVERSLRVLDGAVVVFDSVSGVEPQSETVWRQANKYGVPRIVFVNKMDRMGANFLRVVSQIKQRLGSNPVVVQLPIGAEEEFKGVIDLIKMKAIHWDEENKGMTFQYKDIPADLKEQCEEYRALLIEAAAEATEDLMEKYLEGEELNEAEIKQALRQLTISNQIVPVFCGSAFKNKGVQAVLDGVIEYLPSPIDIPDVQGIDEHGDPASRKTSYDTPFSALAFKIATDPFVGTLTYFRAYSGVLKSGDTVYNSVKEKRERIGRLLQMHANSREEIKEVRAGDIAAAVGLKTVTTGDTLCDTDHIVILERMDFPDPVIAVAVEPKTKADQEKMGIALGKLAQEDPSFRVHTDEESGQTIIEGMGELHLEIIVDRMKREFNVEANVGKPQVAYRETLKQPVEQEGKFVRQSGGRGQYGHVWLKIEPQEPGKGYEFINAIVGGVIPKEYIPAVDKGVQEQMQNGVIAGYPVVDVKVTLFDGSFHEVDSSEMAFKIAGSQCFKQGALKAKPVLLEPIMSVEVVTPEDYMGDVMGDLNRRRGLVQGMEDSPAGKIVRAEVPLAEMFGYSTDLRSATQGRATYTMEFSKYAEAPTNIAEAIIKKQ; this is encoded by the coding sequence GTGTCTACTCCATTAAAACTTTATAGAAACATAGGCATTGCAGCCCACGTTGATGCTGGAAAGACTACCACAACTGAGCGTGTACTGTATTATACTGGAATGTCTCATAAGATTGGTGAAGTTCATGACGGTGCTGCAACTATGGACTGGATGGTTCAGGAGCAAGAGCGCGGCATTACTATTACCTCAGCAGCAACAACTTGTTATTGGTCCGGTATGGACAAGCAGTTTGAGCCCCATCGTATCAACATTATCGATACCCCAGGGCACGTCGATTTTATGATCGAAGTGGAGCGGTCACTGCGCGTACTAGATGGTGCTGTTGTTGTATTCGATTCGGTATCAGGTGTAGAACCACAATCTGAAACAGTTTGGCGTCAGGCAAACAAATATGGAGTACCACGTATCGTATTCGTTAATAAAATGGATCGTATGGGGGCTAATTTCCTTCGTGTTGTCAGCCAAATTAAACAAAGGTTAGGTTCAAACCCTGTTGTGGTTCAATTACCCATTGGTGCTGAAGAAGAGTTTAAAGGGGTTATTGACCTAATTAAAATGAAAGCAATTCATTGGGATGAAGAAAATAAAGGAATGACTTTTCAATATAAAGACATTCCGGCAGATCTTAAAGAGCAATGTGAAGAATATCGTGCTCTGCTCATTGAAGCTGCTGCAGAAGCTACTGAAGACCTCATGGAAAAATACCTTGAGGGTGAAGAGCTTAACGAAGCAGAAATTAAACAGGCATTGCGTCAGTTGACTATCAGCAACCAAATCGTTCCTGTTTTCTGCGGATCTGCTTTTAAAAATAAAGGTGTTCAAGCAGTTCTGGATGGTGTAATTGAATATTTGCCTTCACCAATTGATATTCCTGATGTTCAAGGTATTGATGAACATGGTGATCCTGCTTCTCGTAAAACCAGTTACGATACACCTTTTTCAGCGTTGGCATTTAAAATTGCGACGGACCCGTTTGTAGGTACATTAACTTATTTTAGAGCTTATTCCGGTGTTTTAAAGAGTGGCGACACCGTATACAACTCAGTAAAAGAGAAAAGAGAACGTATTGGCCGTTTATTACAAATGCATGCCAATTCACGCGAAGAGATTAAAGAAGTAAGAGCAGGTGATATTGCGGCAGCAGTAGGTCTGAAGACAGTAACAACTGGTGATACACTTTGTGACACCGATCATATTGTCATTTTGGAAAGAATGGATTTCCCAGATCCTGTGATTGCAGTAGCTGTTGAACCAAAAACTAAAGCGGACCAGGAAAAAATGGGAATTGCTTTAGGTAAATTAGCTCAAGAAGACCCATCGTTTAGAGTTCATACCGATGAAGAATCTGGCCAAACCATTATTGAAGGAATGGGTGAGCTTCATCTGGAAATTATTGTTGACCGCATGAAACGTGAGTTTAATGTGGAAGCTAATGTTGGAAAGCCTCAAGTTGCCTATCGCGAAACACTGAAACAACCTGTAGAGCAAGAAGGCAAATTTGTAAGACAATCAGGTGGACGTGGTCAATACGGTCACGTTTGGTTGAAAATAGAGCCCCAAGAGCCTGGTAAAGGTTATGAATTTATCAATGCTATTGTTGGTGGTGTTATTCCTAAAGAATACATCCCTGCTGTTGATAAAGGGGTTCAAGAGCAGATGCAAAATGGTGTTATTGCTGGATATCCAGTTGTGGATGTAAAAGTCACATTGTTTGATGGATCATTCCACGAAGTGGATTCTAGTGAAATGGCATTTAAAATCGCTGGTTCACAATGCTTCAAGCAAGGTGCATTAAAAGCTAAACCAGTTTTGCTTGAGCCTATAATGAGCGTTGAAGTCGTCACCCCTGAAGATTATATGGGGGATGTTATGGGTGACCTTAACAGACGGCGTGGTCTGGTCCAAGGGATGGAAGATTCCCCAGCAGGAAAAATTGTAAGGGCAGAAGTTCCATTGGCAGAGATGTTTGGTTATTCGACCGATTTACGTTCTGCGACTCAAGGAAGAGCAACATATACTATGGAATTTTCTAAGTACGCGGAAGCACCAACCAACATTGCTGAAGCAATTATTAAGAAACAATAA
- the rpsG gene encoding 30S ribosomal protein S7 encodes MPRRREVPKREILPDPKHHSELLAKFINVLMVSGKKSTAEKITYGALSVLEERVKKLKKSDEQEGDSGSASGSATVLRYFEEALDNVRPSVEVRSRRVGGATYQVPVEVRTDRSIALGMRWIVQAARGRGEKGMMLRLAGELMDAYESKGSAVKKREDTHKMAKANQAFAHFRWN; translated from the coding sequence ATGCCTAGAAGAAGAGAAGTCCCTAAAAGAGAAATTTTGCCAGATCCTAAACATCATAGTGAATTGTTAGCAAAATTTATTAACGTATTAATGGTCAGCGGTAAAAAATCTACTGCTGAGAAAATAACCTACGGCGCTTTATCTGTTTTAGAAGAGCGAGTCAAGAAGCTGAAGAAGTCTGACGAACAAGAAGGTGATTCAGGTTCTGCAAGTGGTTCTGCTACAGTTCTCCGCTACTTTGAAGAGGCTTTGGATAATGTTCGCCCAAGCGTTGAAGTTCGTTCACGCCGTGTTGGGGGTGCAACATATCAGGTGCCTGTTGAAGTAAGAACTGATCGCAGTATTGCTTTAGGCATGCGCTGGATTGTTCAGGCTGCTCGTGGTCGTGGTGAAAAGGGAATGATGTTACGTTTAGCTGGAGAACTGATGGATGCCTATGAAAGCAAGGGTTCTGCTGTGAAAAAACGTGAAGATACGCATAAAATGGCCAAGGCGAACCAGGCGTTTGCTCATTTTAGATGGAATTAA
- the rpsL gene encoding 30S ribosomal protein S12, whose amino-acid sequence MATINQLVRKPRVDVKKKSNVPALESCPQRRGVCTRVYTTTPKKPNSAMRKVARVRLTNGFEVSSYIGGEGHNLQEHSVVLIRGGRVKDLPGVRYHTVRGSLDTSGVNDRKQGRSKYGTKKPKDKK is encoded by the coding sequence ATGGCTACTATTAATCAGTTAGTAAGAAAGCCTCGTGTGGACGTAAAGAAGAAAAGTAACGTACCAGCACTGGAATCATGTCCACAAAGACGCGGTGTATGTACACGCGTTTACACTACTACACCTAAAAAACCTAACTCAGCTATGCGTAAGGTTGCTCGTGTACGTTTAACGAATGGATTTGAAGTTTCATCATATATTGGTGGTGAAGGCCACAACCTCCAGGAGCACTCAGTTGTTCTAATTAGAGGTGGTCGTGTTAAGGATTTACCTGGTGTGCGTTACCACACTGTACGAGGTAGTTTGGATACCTCTGGTGTTAATGATCGTAAACAAGGTCGTTCTAAATACGGTACAAAAAAACCAAAAGATAAAAAATAA